The Erythrobacter insulae genome window below encodes:
- a CDS encoding JAB domain-containing protein, with amino-acid sequence MSAVLDRPNNPTSDLRNQNSASMIDYLRRMILTEPVERERFHAIFLDGARTYLSDTQLGAGGSAFLSVRMRDLFGLALGLGAQGLIVAHNHPSGDCRPSRLDIEATKRMNEIATALDIELIDHLIITDRALYSMRAGGHM; translated from the coding sequence ATGAGTGCTGTTTTGGACCGGCCGAACAATCCGACTTCTGATTTGCGCAACCAGAACAGCGCTTCGATGATCGATTACCTTCGCCGTATGATCCTGACCGAGCCGGTTGAACGAGAGCGTTTTCACGCGATCTTTCTAGATGGGGCGCGGACCTATCTCAGCGATACACAACTGGGCGCTGGCGGCAGCGCGTTTTTATCGGTCAGAATGCGCGATCTGTTCGGGCTTGCTCTTGGTCTGGGAGCGCAAGGGTTGATCGTTGCCCATAATCACCCATCCGGAGATTGCCGGCCCAGTCGGCTGGATATCGAAGCGACCAAGCGGATGAATGAAATTGCCACCGCTCTTGATATCGAATTGATTGATCATCTCATCATCACTGATCGTGCGCTGTATTCGATGCGCGCAGGGGGGCATATGTGA
- a CDS encoding PHA/PHB synthase family protein: MANDNNGSPFGSNDAFTSFFEMGGEKLRELFGNGLPGAAGSAADSIKSLLPEGISAGEMGDWAKSSAELQKMWFEYVTDQAKSAAQNATKGKNPIDPAQWLMISQGMVKQFPTGAFDAQAKLAQDSLALWKGVFERFVAKATQSETSDSGASDNAGSAQLPLNDRRFSDPAWQEHPAFALLHQTYLMLTQYFQQSVRSLPGLDKEKRRQLEFAVTALSEAMSPDNFLLTNPVVMKRTVETRGQNLVRGMRHLITDLKRGQLTHTDPDAFTLGENLAATPGKVVYETNLFQLVQYSPSTKDVYEVPLIIFPPWINRFYILDLTPKKSFIKWAVDQGLTVFVVSWKSADETMADTVWDDYIRSQIEAIDHVRDRLQVPHVHAIGYCVAGTTLAATLALLARRDEADKVKSATFFTAQVDFEKSGELKHFIEDGHLEMIGNLSQKGYLDGRYLAATFNALRGKDLIWNYVVNNYLLGEEYPAFDLLHWNGDVTNLPAKWHNDYLRDLYRDNKLVVPDALSADGTPIDLTLVKTPSFVQAGRDDHIAPAESVWRITDHFSGPLEFLLAGSGHIAGVVNPPSAGKYQYWLGDSDAPSLKAYIESAEEHPGSWWPHWLGWLDSQDDVRVPATGKRKPGGRGDQVIEDAPGRYVQTR; encoded by the coding sequence ATGGCCAATGATAACAACGGCAGCCCCTTTGGCAGCAACGATGCGTTCACGTCATTCTTTGAAATGGGTGGAGAAAAATTGCGCGAATTGTTTGGCAATGGCCTGCCCGGCGCGGCGGGCAGCGCTGCCGACAGCATCAAATCGCTTCTTCCCGAGGGCATTTCAGCCGGAGAAATGGGCGATTGGGCCAAATCGAGCGCAGAGCTGCAAAAGATGTGGTTTGAATATGTCACGGATCAGGCAAAGAGCGCGGCCCAGAATGCCACCAAAGGCAAAAACCCGATTGATCCAGCCCAGTGGCTGATGATTTCGCAAGGCATGGTGAAACAATTCCCAACCGGTGCATTCGACGCTCAGGCCAAACTTGCCCAGGATTCGCTAGCCCTATGGAAAGGCGTGTTCGAACGATTTGTTGCGAAAGCCACACAAAGCGAGACCTCTGACAGCGGGGCCTCTGATAATGCAGGTAGCGCGCAGCTTCCCTTGAACGACCGCCGTTTTTCCGACCCCGCATGGCAAGAGCATCCTGCCTTCGCCTTGCTGCATCAAACCTATCTCATGCTGACCCAGTATTTTCAGCAATCGGTGCGGTCCCTGCCCGGCTTGGACAAGGAAAAGCGCAGGCAGCTGGAATTTGCAGTAACAGCACTCTCCGAAGCGATGAGCCCGGACAATTTCCTCCTGACAAACCCCGTAGTGATGAAACGCACTGTCGAAACGCGGGGGCAGAACCTTGTGCGCGGGATGCGCCATCTGATCACGGATCTGAAACGCGGTCAGCTGACCCACACCGATCCCGACGCCTTTACCCTTGGTGAAAATCTGGCTGCGACACCGGGCAAGGTCGTTTATGAGACCAATCTGTTTCAGCTCGTTCAATACAGTCCTTCAACGAAGGATGTTTATGAAGTGCCGCTCATCATCTTTCCGCCGTGGATCAATCGTTTCTACATTCTCGATCTGACGCCGAAAAAGAGCTTCATCAAATGGGCGGTGGATCAGGGGCTGACTGTGTTCGTAGTCAGCTGGAAATCGGCTGATGAAACCATGGCCGATACGGTGTGGGACGATTACATCCGATCACAGATTGAAGCGATCGACCACGTTCGTGACCGTTTGCAAGTGCCGCATGTGCACGCGATCGGTTACTGCGTTGCCGGCACAACGCTCGCGGCGACGCTCGCGCTGTTGGCGAGGCGCGATGAAGCCGACAAAGTGAAAAGCGCGACCTTCTTCACCGCTCAGGTCGATTTTGAAAAGAGCGGGGAGCTTAAGCATTTTATCGAAGACGGTCATTTGGAGATGATCGGCAATCTTTCGCAGAAAGGGTATCTGGACGGGCGGTACCTGGCGGCGACATTCAATGCGCTGCGCGGCAAAGACTTGATCTGGAATTATGTGGTCAACAATTACCTGCTTGGCGAAGAGTACCCGGCATTCGACCTGCTGCATTGGAATGGCGACGTCACCAATCTGCCTGCGAAATGGCATAACGACTATCTGCGCGATCTTTATAGAGACAACAAGCTGGTCGTGCCCGATGCGCTTTCGGCTGATGGCACGCCGATTGACCTTACGCTCGTCAAAACGCCCAGCTTTGTGCAGGCTGGCCGCGATGATCATATTGCGCCGGCAGAGAGTGTTTGGCGGATTACAGATCATTTTTCTGGACCGCTGGAATTTCTGCTCGCCGGATCGGGCCACATCGCAGGCGTGGTGAACCCGCCTTCTGCTGGTAAATACCAGTATTGGCTGGGCGATAGCGATGCGCCGTCGTTAAAGGCCTATATCGAAAGCGCGGAAGAACATCCCGGAAGCTGGTGGCCGCATTGGCTCGGATGGCTGGACAGCCAGGATGATGTTCGTGTGCCCGCAACCGGCAAACGCAAGCCCGGCGGACGCGGAGATCAGGTCATTGAAGATGCTCCCGGTCGCTATGTGCAAACGCGTTAG
- a CDS encoding crotonase/enoyl-CoA hydratase family protein has translation MSHAPTLAANDRVSIDLAENGVAQVRLTRGDKMNALDPEMFERIIEAGSALHSMKGLRAVVLSGEGKAFCAGLDTASFARTPSPDEPDLTERTYGNSNKFQQVAMQWRKLPVPVIASMHGVCFGGGLQIASGADIRIAHPETRMAIMELKWGLVPDMGGYALWRGLVRDDVLRELIYTNREFSGEEAQSLGLATYTDTDPLARATAIASEIANRNPHAIRAAKRLQASMLERGTDAILLEESIEQHAIMRTKNQVEAVMAGMAKRAPSFEDV, from the coding sequence ATGTCTCATGCTCCCACACTGGCCGCCAATGATCGTGTCTCGATTGATCTGGCCGAAAACGGCGTCGCGCAGGTTCGCCTGACGCGCGGTGACAAGATGAATGCCCTCGATCCGGAAATGTTTGAACGGATTATCGAGGCCGGCTCGGCTCTTCACAGCATGAAAGGCCTGCGTGCGGTGGTTCTGTCGGGCGAGGGGAAGGCGTTCTGCGCTGGTCTCGACACCGCGAGCTTTGCCCGCACGCCAAGCCCGGACGAACCCGATCTGACTGAGCGTACCTATGGCAATTCCAACAAGTTTCAGCAGGTCGCGATGCAATGGCGCAAACTGCCGGTACCGGTCATCGCGTCAATGCACGGCGTGTGTTTCGGAGGCGGATTGCAGATTGCCAGCGGCGCCGACATTCGGATCGCGCACCCTGAAACACGTATGGCCATCATGGAACTGAAATGGGGCCTCGTGCCGGACATGGGCGGTTATGCCCTGTGGCGCGGTCTCGTTCGCGATGATGTCCTGCGTGAGCTTATTTATACAAACCGCGAATTCAGCGGCGAAGAAGCACAGAGCCTTGGTCTGGCGACCTACACCGATACCGATCCGCTCGCGCGGGCAACAGCGATCGCCAGCGAGATTGCCAACCGCAATCCGCACGCAATCCGCGCGGCCAAACGCTTGCAGGCCAGCATGTTGGAACGGGGCACCGATGCCATCCTGTTAGAAGAAAGCATCGAGCAGCATGCGATCATGCGCACAAAAAATCAGGTCGAAGCGGTCATGGCCGGAATGGCCAAGCGCGCGCCGTCATTCGAGGACGTGTAA
- a CDS encoding acyl-CoA thioesterase: protein MSVKAMRHSQLSVSLQIFRQPPRGGWSTFRNVNLDPCAYMGNYSGMTIASLLEPVTGQSGTAHLTHANEWMQGRTLYGGASALVAFTIAQRAFPDLPPLRAAQIGFVAPVGKDIELSAEILRQGRNVTQVRTEIHSEGKLALTAFWLFAAEREPNAMRSADAPVAWPGAPADNPAAMKGQGPAFIQNNFELRYGQTKGDDHGATVRRWARLIEEHELDPVSKLVLMGDVMPPGAMRIMPRVGPISSINWSFNVLDPNTQSEGGWYLAENASQHADAGYSSERLRMWDANGKQVLDGIQCVAIFG from the coding sequence GTGTCAGTAAAGGCAATGCGGCATTCGCAATTGAGTGTCAGTCTGCAAATATTTCGTCAGCCGCCCCGCGGCGGATGGTCGACATTCCGCAACGTCAATCTGGACCCATGCGCGTATATGGGCAACTACAGCGGCATGACTATTGCCAGCCTTCTAGAACCTGTCACCGGCCAATCCGGTACCGCTCACCTGACCCACGCGAATGAATGGATGCAAGGACGCACGCTTTACGGCGGCGCTTCGGCATTGGTTGCCTTCACCATTGCACAGCGGGCATTCCCGGATTTGCCCCCGCTTCGCGCTGCGCAGATCGGTTTTGTGGCGCCAGTTGGAAAAGATATCGAATTGAGCGCCGAGATTTTACGGCAGGGCCGCAATGTCACCCAGGTGAGGACCGAAATCCATTCAGAGGGAAAGCTCGCGTTGACTGCATTCTGGCTGTTCGCGGCAGAGCGTGAACCCAATGCTATGCGATCTGCCGATGCGCCGGTTGCGTGGCCGGGAGCGCCTGCAGACAATCCCGCTGCGATGAAGGGGCAAGGTCCGGCATTCATCCAGAACAATTTCGAACTTCGCTATGGCCAGACCAAAGGCGACGATCACGGTGCGACCGTTCGTCGCTGGGCGCGATTAATCGAGGAACACGAGCTTGATCCGGTAAGCAAGCTTGTCCTGATGGGCGATGTCATGCCGCCGGGCGCAATGCGGATCATGCCGCGCGTGGGCCCGATCAGCTCAATCAATTGGTCGTTCAATGTACTCGACCCGAATACGCAATCCGAGGGCGGTTGGTATCTTGCCGAAAATGCCAGCCAGCACGCCGATGCTGGCTATTCATCTGAACGGCTAAGAATGTGGGATGCCAACGGGAAACAGGTGCTCGACGGCATTCAATGCGTCGCCATATTCGGTTGA
- a CDS encoding LL-diaminopimelate aminotransferase translates to MDEQFYRMKRLPPYVIAEVNAMRHAARQSGQDIIDLGMGNPDQPPPQHVIDKLCEVAAKPDAHGYSQSKGIPGLRRAQASYYERRFGVDLDPENEVVVTMGSKEGLASLANAITAPGDVVLAPNPSYPIHTFGFIIAGATIRSVPTTPDEEYWRALESAMNFTVPRPSVLVVSYPSNPTAETVDLAFYERLVAWARENQVWVLSDLAYSELYFDGVPTPSIMQVEGAKDVAVEFTSMSKTYSMAGWRMGFAVGNKQLIAALTRVKSYLDYGAFTPIQAAACAALNGPQDIIASNRALYQKRRDVMVEAFGRAGWNIPAPAASMFAWAPLPPELVEMGSLEFSKQLLTEAQVAVAPGVGYGEKGEGFVRIAMVENEQRLRQAARNVKRYLSSLGIKAPQT, encoded by the coding sequence ATGGACGAACAATTTTATCGCATGAAGCGGTTGCCGCCGTATGTAATCGCGGAAGTTAACGCGATGCGTCATGCCGCGCGTCAGAGCGGGCAGGACATCATCGACCTTGGGATGGGCAATCCAGATCAACCGCCGCCGCAGCATGTGATTGACAAGCTGTGCGAGGTCGCCGCTAAACCTGATGCACACGGATATTCGCAATCGAAAGGCATACCCGGGCTGCGCCGTGCGCAAGCCAGTTATTACGAACGGCGCTTTGGCGTTGATCTCGATCCTGAAAACGAAGTCGTTGTGACGATGGGATCGAAAGAAGGGCTGGCCAGTCTTGCCAATGCAATTACCGCGCCGGGCGATGTCGTGCTGGCGCCCAACCCGTCTTATCCGATTCACACATTCGGGTTTATAATTGCCGGGGCCACCATTCGTTCTGTCCCGACGACCCCGGACGAAGAATATTGGCGCGCCCTCGAAAGCGCGATGAATTTTACTGTGCCGCGGCCCAGCGTCCTTGTGGTGAGTTATCCCTCCAACCCAACGGCTGAAACGGTCGATCTGGCGTTCTATGAACGGCTGGTCGCATGGGCGCGCGAAAATCAGGTCTGGGTCCTCTCTGACCTTGCATATTCGGAACTGTATTTTGATGGGGTGCCAACCCCCTCGATCATGCAGGTAGAGGGCGCAAAAGATGTCGCGGTAGAGTTTACCAGCATGAGCAAAACCTATTCGATGGCCGGATGGCGGATGGGTTTCGCCGTTGGCAACAAACAGCTTATTGCGGCTCTCACACGGGTGAAATCCTATCTCGATTACGGTGCATTCACTCCGATTCAGGCTGCGGCCTGTGCCGCTTTGAACGGTCCGCAAGACATCATCGCTAGCAATCGCGCGCTTTATCAAAAGCGCCGCGATGTCATGGTTGAGGCATTCGGAAGAGCCGGGTGGAATATCCCCGCGCCTGCAGCATCCATGTTTGCCTGGGCGCCGCTTCCGCCGGAGCTGGTGGAGATGGGTAGCCTCGAATTTTCCAAACAGTTGCTGACCGAGGCTCAAGTCGCTGTCGCACCGGGTGTGGGATATGGAGAGAAGGGCGAAGGTTTTGTCAGAATTGCCATGGTAGAAAATGAGCAACGACTGAGGCAGGCTGCGCGCAATGTTAAGCGTTACCTATCGTCATTGGGAATAAAGGCTCCGCAAACTTAG
- a CDS encoding phasin family protein: MADANTQSKIDAATEKAYEDAAAKTASAAKVADAVQADAPKPAPKVAAVKEAVKAPAKRTPAKKPAAKKAPVKKAVVAKTPAKPAAKKTPAKKPAAKKAPASKAKIAAKKAAPKTTTTNPVTKLKETIMATAEKNDFTATAKEMAATAQERLKAAYGNAGEFAGEFGEFNKANVEAVVESGKILFSGAQELAKDNVETGKSVVEIVTADAKKMVAVKSPTELFQLQGELVRRNFDAVVGYGSKRTEAWVKLYNDAFAPISNRVSVAAEKISKAA, translated from the coding sequence ATGGCAGACGCCAACACTCAATCGAAGATCGATGCAGCGACTGAAAAAGCGTATGAAGACGCTGCTGCTAAAACTGCAAGTGCAGCAAAGGTAGCAGACGCGGTTCAGGCAGATGCTCCGAAGCCAGCCCCGAAAGTGGCCGCTGTGAAAGAAGCAGTAAAAGCTCCGGCGAAACGCACTCCTGCGAAAAAGCCAGCGGCGAAAAAAGCTCCGGTGAAAAAAGCCGTTGTAGCCAAAACGCCTGCAAAGCCCGCTGCGAAGAAAACACCAGCCAAAAAGCCAGCTGCGAAAAAAGCACCTGCCTCGAAGGCTAAAATTGCTGCGAAAAAAGCAGCCCCCAAAACAACGACCACCAATCCGGTCACCAAACTTAAGGAAACCATCATGGCAACCGCAGAAAAGAACGATTTCACCGCCACCGCCAAGGAAATGGCCGCAACTGCACAAGAGCGCCTCAAAGCTGCTTATGGCAATGCAGGCGAGTTCGCCGGTGAATTCGGTGAATTCAACAAAGCAAACGTCGAAGCTGTCGTCGAAAGCGGCAAGATCCTTTTCTCCGGCGCACAAGAGCTGGCCAAGGACAATGTCGAAACCGGCAAGAGCGTTGTTGAGATCGTAACTGCAGACGCCAAGAAAATGGTTGCTGTAAAGTCGCCAACCGAACTCTTTCAGCTGCAGGGCGAGCTTGTACGTCGTAACTTCGACGCAGTCGTCGGCTACGGTTCGAAGCGCACCGAAGCTTGGGTCAAACTCTACAACGATGCGTTCGCACCAATTTCGAACCGCGTAAGCGTTGCTGCCGAGAAAATCTCGAAAGCCGCGTAA
- a CDS encoding winged helix-turn-helix domain-containing protein, which produces MNSNAAYTIFPDGDTLIPRFRVAGDVTLDLIHRDGRVEAKWIGFHPREFELLWRLAETPGRPMTKKQLLADVWRLDFEPESNSVAVHVARVRAKLSTYGLDAILVTHPEGGYFLDVPPEPSAFSFGAPKST; this is translated from the coding sequence GTGAACTCCAATGCAGCGTATACGATCTTTCCAGACGGTGACACGCTTATCCCTCGGTTTCGCGTAGCGGGCGACGTTACCCTCGATCTTATTCATCGTGACGGGCGGGTTGAGGCCAAGTGGATCGGCTTTCATCCGCGCGAGTTTGAATTGCTGTGGCGGTTGGCAGAAACACCGGGCCGGCCCATGACAAAAAAGCAGTTGCTGGCTGACGTCTGGAGGCTCGATTTTGAACCGGAAAGCAATAGCGTTGCTGTCCATGTGGCTCGGGTCAGGGCGAAGCTTTCTACCTACGGGCTTGATGCGATATTGGTCACCCATCCAGAAGGCGGCTATTTCCTCGATGTCCCGCCAGAGCCAAGCGCGTTTTCGTTTGGAGCGCCCAAGAGCACTTAA
- a CDS encoding efflux transporter outer membrane subunit — MASGCAGPSIPDVQPASGIALPSEYYADTRPPAGLDDVWWRGFEDEQLDALVEKALKRNQSLEASRQRLLAAKAIIRAEQSDLLPSVDGQFSADGALDDGGNTFSGSRAGLFGSWTIDFNGRLSAETARALANADGAAYFLADQRRLIAAAVTSQHIELKRSGARLELLDQSTDLQQQTLRIVNLRFEAGLSSNLDVRRAAADVARTRAQRGPLQLARARAANALSVLVGDPPSAVPPTGNSVSIPDYREGPAIGIPADLLRRRPDLLLAEADVAAAAANVGIERADLLPAFALSGGLLLGDGSVEGLFARALASLATALDIPVFDGGRRKAEVDAAKADLQAEVADYRQSLLETLAEVESAIAAIASARERKEELEKAVAESEAAFNQSNALYREGLASLFDVLDVQRQLISSREALIDGEADLSQSYVQLYSAVGSDVPPRAEPQEAEL; from the coding sequence ATGGCAAGCGGATGCGCCGGCCCGTCGATCCCTGACGTTCAACCGGCCAGCGGCATCGCCCTGCCCTCTGAATACTATGCCGACACGCGTCCGCCTGCCGGGCTTGATGACGTGTGGTGGCGCGGGTTCGAGGATGAGCAACTCGATGCGCTGGTTGAGAAAGCGCTTAAGCGAAATCAGTCGCTTGAGGCATCACGCCAGCGTCTCCTCGCAGCCAAAGCGATCATTCGCGCCGAACAATCCGATCTACTTCCTTCTGTAGATGGCCAGTTTTCCGCCGATGGCGCTCTGGATGATGGCGGAAACACTTTCAGCGGATCGCGCGCGGGGCTCTTTGGAAGCTGGACCATTGATTTTAACGGGCGACTATCAGCCGAAACGGCGCGCGCGCTGGCGAATGCTGACGGTGCAGCCTATTTTCTGGCCGATCAGCGCCGCCTGATCGCTGCAGCGGTGACGAGCCAGCATATCGAATTGAAGCGCTCTGGCGCGCGTCTCGAACTGCTCGATCAATCGACCGATCTTCAGCAACAAACATTGCGGATCGTGAATCTGCGCTTTGAAGCGGGCTTGTCATCCAATCTGGATGTGCGGCGCGCAGCAGCCGATGTGGCCCGCACACGAGCGCAGCGCGGCCCTCTGCAACTCGCCAGAGCCCGCGCGGCAAATGCGCTGTCTGTGCTTGTCGGGGACCCGCCCTCTGCGGTCCCTCCAACCGGCAATTCGGTCTCAATCCCGGACTACCGGGAAGGTCCCGCCATCGGTATTCCGGCGGACCTCCTTCGCAGGCGGCCCGATTTGCTGCTGGCGGAAGCGGATGTGGCGGCGGCGGCGGCCAATGTCGGGATTGAGCGCGCAGACCTGTTGCCCGCGTTTGCCCTATCCGGCGGTTTGCTTCTGGGTGATGGCAGCGTGGAAGGCCTGTTCGCTCGGGCACTCGCAAGTTTGGCCACTGCGCTCGACATCCCGGTTTTCGATGGCGGGCGACGAAAAGCCGAGGTGGACGCCGCCAAAGCCGATTTGCAGGCAGAAGTAGCCGATTATCGTCAAAGCCTGCTGGAAACACTGGCAGAGGTCGAAAGCGCGATTGCAGCAATCGCATCGGCCCGCGAACGCAAGGAAGAGCTTGAAAAGGCAGTCGCCGAAAGCGAGGCGGCATTCAATCAGTCCAATGCGCTCTACCGCGAAGGGCTCGCCTCGCTTTTCGATGTGCTCGATGTGCAACGCCAGCTGATCTCCAGCCGCGAAGCGTTGATTGATGGAGAGGCCGACCTCTCCCAGTCCTATGTCCAGCTGTATTCAGCAGTCGGTAGCGACGTGCCCCCTCGGGCCGAGCCACAGGAGGCCGAGCTATAG